The proteins below are encoded in one region of Triticum aestivum cultivar Chinese Spring chromosome 1B, IWGSC CS RefSeq v2.1, whole genome shotgun sequence:
- the LOC123124601 gene encoding methionine aminopeptidase 1A: MEKGASESSPLDCARCGKPASLQCPKCAQLKLPREAAAFCSQDCFKAAWASHKSVHTKVDALTSQLSQEGWKYCLKKGRTRTMELPRFDWTGPLRPFPISKMRLVPDGIEKPDWALDGIPKIEPDSDLQKRVEIKTPEQIERMRETCRIAREVLDAGARIIKPGITTDEIDRVIHEETIARGGYPSPLNYHFFPKSCCTSVNEVICHGIPDARKLEDGDIVNIDVTVYYKGVHGDLNDTYFVGNVDEASKQLVRCTYECLEKAIAIVKPGVRFREVGEVISRHASMSGLSVVKSYCGHGIGELFHCAPNIPHYSRNKAVGIMKAGQTFTIEPMINTGLWRDRLWPDEWTAVTADGKRSAQFEHTLLVTETGVEVLTARLPSSPDVYPWLKPGVSK, translated from the exons ATGGAGAAGGGGGCGTCGGAGTCGTCGCCGCTCGACTGCGCTCGCTGCGGCAAGCCCGCGTCTCTCCA ATGCCCCAAGTGCGCACAACTGAAGCTCCCCCGTGAAGCTGCTGCTTTCTG TTCGCAGGATTGTTTCAAGGCAGCAtgggcctctcacaagtctgttcACACAAAGGTAGATGCACTGACATCCCAGCTGTCTCAAGAAGGCTGGAAATATTGTTTGAAAAAAGGGCGGACCCGGACTATGGAGCTTCCTCGTTTTGATTGGACAGG TCCATTGAGACCATTTCCTATATCAAAGATGCGTTTGGTGCCAGACGGAATCGAGAAACCTGATTGGGCGCTTGAT GGAATCCCCAAGATCGAGCCTGACAGTGATTTGCAGAAAAGAGTAGAG ATCAAGACCCCTGAGCAAATTGAAAGGATGAGGGAAACATGCCGA ATTGCAAGAGAAGTTTTAGATGCAGGTGCTCGTATAATCAAGCCAGGAATTACAACAGATGAAATTGATAGAGTGATTCATGAGGAGACAATTGCCAGAG GTGGATACCCGTCCCCATTGAATTACCATTTCTTCCCGAAGTCATGCTGCAC GTCAGTTAATGAAGTCATTTGCCATGGAATTCCAGATGCCAG AAAACTTGAAGATGGTGACATTGTAAACATTGACGTTACTGTATACTATAAAGGTGTTCATG GTGATTTGAATGATACATATTTTGTTGGAAACGTTGATGAAGCTTCGAAACAGCTTGTCCGTTGTACCTATGAGTGCTTGGAGAAAGCTATCGCAATAG TTAAACCTGGAGTTAGGTTTCGGGAAGTTGGAGAAGTCATAAGTCGACATGCATCGATGTCAGGTTTATCTGTG GTGAAATCTTATTGTGGTCATGGCATAGGAGAATTGTTCCACTGTGCCCCGAACATCCCTCATTATTCAA GAAACAAGGCTGTTGGTATCATGAAAGCTGGTCAGACATTTACAATTGAGCCAATGATTAACACAG GACTTTGGCGTGACCGTCTATGGCCTGACGAGTGGACTGCAGTGACTGCAGATGGTAAACGTAGTGCTCAATTTGAGCACACCCTTTTG GTGACGGAAACCGGAGTTGAAGTTTTGACAGCAAGGCTGCCCTCATCACCGGACGTCTACCCATGGTTGAAGCCCGGTGTCAGCAAATAG